AGGGCATCCCGCAGGTTCCCGGCTCGCTCGAGGAGGCGCTCGTCGCCCTCGAGAACGACCACGAGTTCCTGCTCGCCGGTGGCGTCTTCACCAAGGACCTCATCGAGACCTGGATCGAGTACAAGCGCACCATGGAGATCCTCCCGGCCGCGCAGCGCCCGCACCCGTTCGAGTACGAGCTGTACTTCTCGGTCTAGTTCGAGACCGCCACCACGGCATCACCAGGGGCCCCGTTCCGTCAGGAGCGGGGCCCCTGCCGTGCGTCGGGACGCCTACGCGCTCGCGGTGGCGCTACGCCGTGGCGTAGAACCCTCGCTCGAACACCTGTCGGGCCAGGCGGGTCGTGCGCAGATACTCCTCCTCGAGCTGGGAGGCTCCCCCGGCCGGGTAGCCCATGAGCCGCGCAACGCCCTCGAGCTGCGGCCGGTCGATGGGCAGCACATCGGCGGTCTTCGCGCTCCACAGCGTCAGCGCCGAGCGGGCGCGCGAGGCGATGAGCCACGCGGCGCGGAGGCGCTCGGCGTCGGCGGGCGGCACGAGCCGAGCATCCACCGCCGCCTCGAGGGCCTCGAGCGTCGAGGTCGTCGCGAGCGCGGGCACCGCCGCCGCGTGCTGCAGCTGCAGCAGCTGCACGAACCACTCCACGTCGCTGAGCGAGCCGCGGCCGAGCTTGAGGTGCCGCGCGGGGTCGGCGGCCTGCGGCAGCCGCTCGGCCTCGACGCGGGCCTTGATGCGCCGCACCTCGCGCGCATCGGCGTCGGGGAGCGATTCGGGGTACCGCACCGTATCGGCGAGAGCCGTGAAGTCGGCCATGAGCGGCTCGTCGCCCGCGACCGCCCGAGCCCGCAGCAGGGCCTGCGCCTCCCACGTGAGCGACCAGCGCTCGTAGTAGGCCCGGTACGAGTCGAGCGAGCGGGCGATGGCCCCGTTGCGCCCCTCGGGACGCAGATCGATGTCGAGGTCGAGCGGCAGGCGCAGGTCCTCCGTCAGGCGCTTGAGCTCGTGCACGATGTGCTCCGCCCGTGCCTGGGCGTGCTCCCCCGCACCCGCGTCGCGGTAGACGTACATGACGTCGGCATCCGAGCCGAAGCCCAGTTCAGCCCCGCCGTAGCGACCCATGCCGATGATCGCGAACTCGATCCCGTCGCCATAGCGATGCACGAGCGAGAGCGCCCCGGTCAGTACCGTCGTCGTGACGTCGCTGAGCGCCCGCCCCAGCTGCTGCACCGTGATCACATCCAGGATGCCCGCGAGGGCCAGGCGCAGCACCTCGCGTCGCCGCGCCGTGCGCAGCGCCTTCGCGGCCGCCTCGATGTCGCCGGCGTGGCGGTCGACCGTGGCGCGCGCCTCGTCGAGCAGGCCCGCGAGCGGACGCGGATGCAGCTCCTCTTCGTTCTCGAGCCAGGCGGCGCCCTCGGGGATGCGCTCGAAGAGCCCGCCGACATAGCGCGACGAGGCGAGCACGCTCGTGAGCCGCTGCGCCGCGCCGCTCGAGTCGCGCAGCATGCGCAAGAACCAGTAGGTCTCGCCGAGATCGTCGCTGAGCCGCCGGAAGGCGAGCAGCCCGTAGTCGGGGTCGGCACCCTCGGCGAGCCACTGCAGGATGACCGGCAGGAGGGTGCGCTGGATCTGGGCGCGGCGCGACACGCCGCTCGTGAGCGCCGCGATGTGGTGCAGGGCCCCGCGCGCGTCGCCGAACCCGATCGCCGAGAGCCGGGCCTCGGCCTGCCCGCTCGTCAGGGCGAGGCCCTCCTCCGGCAGCGCGGCCACGGCCGAGAGCAGCGGCCGGTAGAAGAGCTTCTCGTGCAGCGAGCGCACGGCGATCTTGGTCTGCTGCCAGCGCTCGGTGAGCTCGGCGGCCGAAGCGGCGAGCCCCGTGGCACGCGCGAGCACGCGCAAGCGCTCCTCGTCG
The sequence above is a segment of the Microcella humidisoli genome. Coding sequences within it:
- a CDS encoding bifunctional [glutamine synthetase] adenylyltransferase/[glutamine synthetase]-adenylyl-L-tyrosine phosphorylase — translated: MTRSPSTLTELARLGFAELSAARDALGDLAEHLEAFGSAADPDRALRLLVRLQEQHPDALRPVLDDPAWAARLIRVLGASEGLGEFVRRRPAELLALREPLRTPPTAEQLRRFLVAAVEGAPVGTPAEVERARTALRVRYRRWLLRIAAWDLEHGDALEALPRVAAALADLAGAAIDASLLLARRTSTFPAVDVARTRLAVIGMGKAGARELNYISDVDVIYVADGDGGLDPARAVEIATRLASETARGIQEPGVEPPLWEVDANLRPEGKDGALVRTIDSHRAYYERWAKSWEFQALLKSRPVAGDVELGERYCETVHPFVWASSQRAGFVDSVQRMRERVTEHIPADEVDVQLKLGPGGLRDVEFTIQLLQLVHGHTDDRVRQPDTLGALAALAQHGYIGREEAASFARDYRLLRVIEHRVQLDRMTRTHLMPRDEERLRVLARATGLAASAAELTERWQQTKIAVRSLHEKLFYRPLLSAVAALPEEGLALTSGQAEARLSAIGFGDARGALHHIAALTSGVSRRAQIQRTLLPVILQWLAEGADPDYGLLAFRRLSDDLGETYWFLRMLRDSSGAAQRLTSVLASSRYVGGLFERIPEGAAWLENEEELHPRPLAGLLDEARATVDRHAGDIEAAAKALRTARRREVLRLALAGILDVITVQQLGRALSDVTTTVLTGALSLVHRYGDGIEFAIIGMGRYGGAELGFGSDADVMYVYRDAGAGEHAQARAEHIVHELKRLTEDLRLPLDLDIDLRPEGRNGAIARSLDSYRAYYERWSLTWEAQALLRARAVAGDEPLMADFTALADTVRYPESLPDADAREVRRIKARVEAERLPQAADPARHLKLGRGSLSDVEWFVQLLQLQHAAAVPALATTSTLEALEAAVDARLVPPADAERLRAAWLIASRARSALTLWSAKTADVLPIDRPQLEGVARLMGYPAGGASQLEEEYLRTTRLARQVFERGFYATA